The following proteins are encoded in a genomic region of Cryptomeria japonica chromosome 11, Sugi_1.0, whole genome shotgun sequence:
- the LOC131860084 gene encoding uncharacterized protein LOC131860084, which translates to MEGYWFLKDPGSTHLSDKKRLDRKAIKRKAPLKDWVKLNFDGACKRNRGDFGFGAIIRNERGKLLYGIYGGLGFATNNEAELRALEVGLHLCVQMGISKVIIEGDSQIIINNIIKSNFQNWKLRKWLPRINNLLDTIGNFEINHSFKEGNRMADYLANLGVGKNVEIIIFIQIYASESIIEQILKDIPDSPREGIG; encoded by the coding sequence ATGGAAGGATATTGGTTTCTCAAGGATCCTGGATCTACTCACCTATCCGACAAAAAAAGACTTGATAGGAAGGCTATCAAAAGGAAAGCCCCCCTGAAGGACTGGGTAAAACTTAACTTCGATGGAGCATGTAAAAGGAATCGTGGGGATTTTGGTTTTGGAGCTATTATTAGAAATGAGCGCGGGAAACTTCTTTATGGGATCTATGGTGGTCTAGGTTTTGCTACCAATAATGAGGCGGAGCTTCGAGCACTGGAAGTTGGGCTGCATCTTTGTGTCCAAATGGGGATCTCCAAGGTTATCATTGAGGGAGACTCGCAAATAATTATAAACAATATTAttaaatctaattttcaaaattggaaattGCGCAAATGGTTGCCACGCATCAACAATCTCTTGGACACAATTGGGAATTTTGAAATCAACCACTCATTCAAGGAAGGTAACCGAATGGCAGATTATTTGGCAAACTTGGGAGTCGGTAAAAATGTTGAAATTATCATTTTCATCCAGATTTATGCATCAGAGAGCATCATTGAGCAAATTCTGAAGGATATTCCTGACTCACCACGCGAGGGTATTGGATAA